The window ACTTGATTATCAAGGATGAAGTCGCGCGCGCTTATCCTTATTATGCTCGCCGCCCTGATGACGGGCTGTGTTTCGGGCGGCCAGAACGGCAGCGCGGGCTCCGACGGTGCCCTGGCCGGCATCGACGCCGCCCTGGACAGCGGCCCAGTCTTCGTCGATTTCGGGGCGCCCTGGTGCACCTGGTGCACCCAGGAGGAGCCCATCATCGAAGAGCTTAAGGCCGAATACCCCGGCGTCACGTTCATTGGCGTGAACATAGACGAGAACGGCACGCTCGCAGACGCCTTCTACGTGGACGGCATACCCCAGATGGACGTCGTCGTGAAGAAAAATTCCGACGGGAGCTACCTGTATGCGGACGTGAGCGGTTCGACGACCGCTAACAGAAGGGCGTCGGCCATCATCGGGTACCACGAGAAGGCCGACCTGGAAAAGGCGCTCGACGCGGCCGTAAAGGCGAGGGGATGAAACATGCAGGCGTTCGTCGACCTCGAATACGGGCAGATCTACGGCTCGACCCGGCGGGACATGATACCCGTCGAGATCGGGATGGTGCTCTCGGAAGACGGGTCAGGCCCGGCCTTCGAGTCAAGGAAGTTCTGCATGGACTGCGACCTCGTGATGCGAAAGAACATCGTGGACAGCCTGGGAAATACTGTGGGGCTGGCCGAGCGCGTGGCCAACAGCGCCCGGAACGAGCACCAGAAGCCTTACGACCCCGAGTTCAGGCTCGACAGGGCCGATAAAGATGCCTGCAGGCGGATAGCCTACCGGTCCTTCGGGCTCCTGAACCGCTATCTTTCGGACGTGTTCGGCGAATATAAGCCCTCGAGGCTGGTCTTCTTCTCCAGGTCGCAGGACCTGTTCATATTGCGCAGGGCCGGGGTCGACCTGACGGAATACGATATCCTCGACCTGCAGGAAGAGGTTTCCCGGGCACTGGGCATGACAAACATGATATCGCTCGACAGGATCTCACGGCTCATCGGCTTCAAGACTAACTGGCGTTATATCCGCTCGGACCATTTCACCTACGACGTGCCTCCTTATTGCCGCAATTTCGTGAAGCCCCATAAGGCCGTCGGGGACGCTGCAAGGATCTTCTTACTTTATAAGGAATTCTATGAGAAGAATGGCGAGTCTATTTTCAGACAAACCGCTACTTCTTTTGGCGACGATTATTCGGGCTCGTCGTGATAGCTTTTTTATTTTTCCAGGGCATATCCCGTGAGCGGCCTTTATCTCTTACCGATTTTCATCTCATGACGCGAACTATAATATAGTTGCACCAACATTAGCAAGGCATAAGGTGGATTCATGGATCTCGATCTGATCTTATTATGCGTCCTGGCCATTGTCGGCCCTATAATGATCTTCCTGACCCGCTACATCGCGAAAGGCAGGGGAAAGGATATGACCCGGCTATGGTTTATCACGTTCTTCTCCTACATGATCTATTACTGGCTGGCCAATAGTAATAACTATTTAATCGACCCCCGGGGTGTCGTCTATTTATTCGCCCTGCTCTGGCCCATCGCCGCCATCCTGTCCTTCTGGATCACGAGCCTTCTGACGAAGAGAGGCAGTTTTGTGCCCTTCTTCGATATGATGATCGCCTTCCTGGTGAGTGTGGTCTTCGCGTTCCTGCTGGATGGCGCGGCCGGTATCATGGGCCTGTACACTTATAATACGGCCCTGGCCGATAAGACCTGGTTCACGAATCCCATCGGCGGGCTGCTGATGCCCTCGATCATGCCTTTCCTGATGGGCGTGCTCAT of the Methanocella sp. genome contains:
- a CDS encoding thioredoxin family protein — encoded protein: MKSRALILIMLAALMTGCVSGGQNGSAGSDGALAGIDAALDSGPVFVDFGAPWCTWCTQEEPIIEELKAEYPGVTFIGVNIDENGTLADAFYVDGIPQMDVVVKKNSDGSYLYADVSGSTTANRRASAIIGYHEKADLEKALDAAVKARG